The genomic stretch CTCATGTACCTTTGACGTCCTCGGGGCGAGCAGTTTTTCCTTGATCTGCTTGAAGAGATCCGTTTCTTTATCCTGCATTCGGATGGCCGTCCGCCGCAGGACGATCGCATCCTCGCTCGGACAGGCGTTAACGCAGGCGCCGCAGAGGATACAGAAGTCCTTGTTGATGGCGATGTTGGGCTCAATCTCTCCCTTCATCTCCTTTGCTGGGAGAGGGGACGGCAGGTAGAGTGCGTTGCAGGGGCAGACCTCGACACAGGTCGAGCAGCCGCCGGGACACTTCTCGGGGTTGATCTCGATATCTCCCTCGAAGATCTTCTCGACGGTGATTGCCTCCTCCGGGCAGGACTGGACGCACCACGTGCAGGTGCAGCAGTTGTCCTGCTCGATCTCGACCTTGCCGGGCAGCCTGGTGCCGATGATCTCGCGTTCGAGGGTGATTGCATCCTGGGGACAGGCCTCGACACAGATCGTGCAGCCGTCGCAGGTGCTCTCCTCCCACCGGACATCTCCTTCGACCTTGCCGGTCTCGGGGTTCGCGGGTTTGCGAGCGACGGTGATGCTCGGACAGAGTTCGCCGCAGATGCCGCAGACGTCGCACTTCTCGGTGTCGACGGTGAACGTCGTCTTGGTCTGGATCGCGGTCTGGCGCGGTCTGCCGGCTTCGTCGCCGCCCTCGAATGCGGGGACGTCGCGGTCGATGGCGTCTCTCGGGCAGACTTCCTCACAGATGGTGCACCGGTCGCACTTCTCTTCGTCGATTACGGTGACCATGTCGTAGGTGGGGAACCCTTCCTGCTCAAGGATCGGGAGGCGTTCCTCGCCGTCGATCTTGAGTGTCATCGCGTTGAAGGGGCACATGATGACGCAAACGCCACAGTACGAACACTTCTCGGGGTTGACGTCGACGGGTTCGGCGTAGTCGATGGCCCCGCGGCGTGTCGCGCCGACAGGTCCGAGCACGATCGCCTCTTCGGGGCAGGCATCGACACAGATGCCGCAGCCCGTACAGGTCTCGGCGTTCAGGATCAGGTTGTTGACCGCCTTCAGGAGCCTCTGCTCCATGACGACGTTCTGGCCCTCCCGCGTTTTTGAATACTTTGGAAACAGTGCCATATTTCAGTATCACTCCTAGGCTTCCGCTTTTCGGGCCTTGGCCCGGCTCTCCCACGGTCCTGCAAGCTTGATGACTCCATAGGGGCATGCCTGGACGCATACGCCGCAACCGGCGCAGAGCTCTGAATTGAAGTCAAGGATGACGGCTTTGCCGTCTTTGACCTTGTAGATCTTCTCCTTGGTTGCTGGATCTTCAGTGTAGAGCTCGAGAGCGTCGACCGGACATGCCACCACGCAGTTGTTGCAGCCTGTACATCGTTCCATATTGATGTGCAATGCAAATGCCATGGTATCACGCACCAGATCTGATCGATTAAAAATCGATATAAAAAGAATTGTCAAAGAATATACATAAACTTTCTGAAATCC from Methanoculleus chikugoensis encodes the following:
- a CDS encoding 4Fe-4S binding protein, with the translated sequence MALFPKYSKTREGQNVVMEQRLLKAVNNLILNAETCTGCGICVDACPEEAIVLGPVGATRRGAIDYAEPVDVNPEKCSYCGVCVIMCPFNAMTLKIDGEERLPILEQEGFPTYDMVTVIDEEKCDRCTICEEVCPRDAIDRDVPAFEGGDEAGRPRQTAIQTKTTFTVDTEKCDVCGICGELCPSITVARKPANPETGKVEGDVRWEESTCDGCTICVEACPQDAITLEREIIGTRLPGKVEIEQDNCCTCTWCVQSCPEEAITVEKIFEGDIEINPEKCPGGCSTCVEVCPCNALYLPSPLPAKEMKGEIEPNIAINKDFCILCGACVNACPSEDAIVLRRTAIRMQDKETDLFKQIKEKLLAPRTSKVHETTPGEVEIKHLGKPEEA
- a CDS encoding indolepyruvate ferredoxin oxidoreductase subunit alpha, whose product is MAFALHINMERCTGCNNCVVACPVDALELYTEDPATKEKIYKVKDGKAVILDFNSELCAGCGVCVQACPYGVIKLAGPWESRAKARKAEA